ATTCGCCAATGCCTTGAGCGAAATCATTGATAAGCACTTTGTCCGTAGCGATGCCTTGAGCAAAATCGTAAGCTTTCGTTAGTACGGTGACCATTTCAGCCAGTTTTGGCAAATTATCCACGAGTACGGTCAGGGACTGTTGTACCTCAGGTTTCATTAGTTGGTCCAGTACGTCTACTGTCTTTGTTTCCCCGACAAGCGTTGTCTCTTGAAGCGTAGGTGTTTGTGGCATGCGAGAAAGTCCTCCTTTGTATTGTGAGATCCGGCGCTGTCAAGTTGCGTTATGTAAAAGAGGTTCCTCCCGAGAGGTTGTAACATATTTCACATAATAGATTGCAGCATGCGAGCGAGTTCTATTTAGTCTACATGGCTCTGCATGTTTCTTGCGCAAACTACGACCACTTGCATGACCCAACCGGAATTTATTGCTTATTTCATATTCTACAACTTTTGACAGCAAAATTAAAAAGAAAATATTGCTAATTCGTGACTTTTACATGAAAAGTTCATAATTGCAACCGCATTCAGTGCTAATCTTTCTAGGAATGTCCAATTTAGCGGTTAGAAGGACATGATTTCGAACGTCGGATCCATAGGTTTACAGGTAAAGTATGTCCCTTTTGCCAGAGGAGAATTCGCAAGCTGCTATTGAACCGTTTTAGAGAAATCAAGCTCCAAAATTACCGGGCAATGGTCGCTCCCCAGCACATGGGCATCGATTCCCGCATCCGTCAAATACGGTGCCAAGCGTGATGAAGCGAGAAAATAATCAATGCGCCAACCAACGTTGCGCTCTCTGACCTTTGGCATATTGGACCACCAGGAATAGGCATCTTCTCGATCAGGGTAAAAATGGCGGAATGTATCGATGAAGCCTGATTGGAGCAGCTCGGTCATTTTGGAGCGTTCCTCCTCGGTGAAGCCCGAGTTGCCCTTATTAGCTTTCGCGTTCTTAATATCAATTTCTTGGTGCGCGACGTTGAGGTCGCCGCAGACAATGACCGGCTTCACTGCGTCGAGTTGGTTCAAGTAAGCTCTGAAGCGGTCTTCCCATTCTAGTCGGTATGGCAGCCTGGACAGGTCGCGCTTCGCATTGGGTGTATACACGGTGATGAAGT
This genomic window from Paenibacillus hexagrammi contains:
- a CDS encoding DUF1641 domain-containing protein; translation: MPQTPTLQETTLVGETKTVDVLDQLMKPEVQQSLTVLVDNLPKLAEMVTVLTKAYDFAQGIATDKVLINDFAQGIGEFVKPVQEKAKGIAQAAIEASERSQADAGSTVGLFAMLKMLKDPEVQKTLRFAQAFLNVLAERKN
- a CDS encoding exodeoxyribonuclease III, with protein sequence MKMVSWNVNGLRACVNKGFSDYFMQADADIFCVQETKLQEGQIDLNYEGYFPYWNYAEKKGYSGTAVFTKQQPISVRYGIEEDSEPEGRILTLTFETFYFITVYTPNAKRDLSRLPYRLEWEDRFRAYLNQLDAVKPVIVCGDLNVAHQEIDIKNAKANKGNSGFTEEERSKMTELLQSGFIDTFRHFYPDREDAYSWWSNMPKVRERNVGWRIDYFLASSRLAPYLTDAGIDAHVLGSDHCPVILELDFSKTVQ